A genomic window from Parasteatoda tepidariorum isolate YZ-2023 chromosome 10, CAS_Ptep_4.0, whole genome shotgun sequence includes:
- the LOC107442633 gene encoding uncharacterized protein: protein MFACDAGVPSRVDNLRWLHVTSSNLVNTTNSIAGEFVNKISHCVSSESSKDSFNQTAEDESRQRKPKTVNEASQNATCKSYSQEKINKATQGNSSKCLQEKTNEVTYNDPSQYLEETINQIFDETSSQFSQDLVHKSPQYTSSQYSQETISKIFEDPSFETFEETLPSQPSKRRRNSVEPRNDTFEYTSLQISPENFKDASIQISAKTSEDASIHISQETLSKIFEDDSFEPSDSSKTSSVEDSVSSNARPHEPFDSDESESDSEYGSVPRLRWKTSTTVGKWLLFNDTEINPIDKLSVHDRAWEKIKSIVTDPNNIDIISAKCSTNFSRRYAEYASSTGVTCCYTRDYRDKMSVKRAADMIRNTLFFTCCIYYKTDDATSAGAYQHFGNTAISMYMHTNGNKMYERDENGKWKLFSL from the coding sequence ATGTTTGCTTGTGATGCAGGTGTACCATCCCGAGTAGACAACCTACGATGGTTGCATGTCACGTCTTCTAATCTAGTGAATACAACAAATAGTATAGCTGGAGAATTCGTCAATAAAATCTCTCATTGTGTTTCTAGCGAGTCCTCAAAAGATTCATTTAACCAAACTGCCGAAGATGAATCAAGGCAACGAAAACCAAAAACAGTTAACGAAGCTTCCCAAAATGCCACATGTAAGAGTTATTCCcaagagaaaattaataaagccaCTCAAGGTAATTCAAGTAAGTGTTTACAAGAGAAAACTAATGAAGTTACTTACAATGATCCAAGCCAATATTTAGAAGAAAcaatcaatcaaatttttgatgaaacctCAAGTCAGTTTTCGCAAGATCTAGTTCACAAATCTCCTCAATATACTTCAAGTCAGTATTCTCAAGAAACaatcagtaaaatttttgaagatccTTCATTCGAAACTTTCGAAGAAACTTTGCCATCTCAACCTTCCAAGAGAAGGCGCAATTCAGTAGAGCCAAGGAATGATACTTTTGAATATACTTCACTCCAAATTTcaccagaaaattttaaagatgcaTCGATCCAAATTTCAGCAAAAACTTCTGAAGATGCTTCAATCCATATTTCACAAGAAacattaagcaaaatatttgagGATGACTCATTTGAACCGTCTGATAGCTCAAAGACTTCTTCGGTTGAAGATTCTGTGTCATCTAATGCACGTCCTCATGAACCTTTTGACTCAGATGAGTCTGAAAGTGATTCAGAGTATGGATCAGTTCCTCGTCTAAGATGGAAGACATCTACCACAGTGGGAAAGTGGCTTTTATTTAACGACACTGAAATTAATCCTATTGATAAGTTATCTGTTCATGATAGAGcctgggaaaaaataaaatctattgtaACAGACCCTAATAACATTGATATTATTAGTGCTAAATGTTCAACGAATTTCTCCCGTCGATATGCGGAATATGCTTCATCAACAGGAGTTACTTGTTGTTACACTAGAGATTACAGAGACAAGATGAGTGTAAAAAGAGCGGCAGATATGATTCGTAATACCCTCTTTTTCACATGTTGCATATACTACAAAACGGATGATGCTACATCTGCTGGAGCATATCAGCACTTTGGGAATACTGCTATATCAATGTATATGCATACTAATGGGAATAAAATGTATGAGCGAGATGAGAATGGAAAGTGGAAACTGTttagtttgtaa